CTTTTCAATCCGTGCATCAATTTCAAATTCTATCCGAATGAATCCGAAAGTCATTCAATCCATTTAAATCAAGAAGTCCAATCTGAATGAACTCAAAACTTATTCTGATAATTGTTTCAATCCTTCTCAATCCGTCAATCCAATTCAAACAAATCCGAGACTCGTTTCAATCCTTAATCCGTACCGAACTGGAGTTTTAATCGGAATAAATAATCCGATAACaatccaaaaaaaaaactttctgtaactatatttcatattctttttttctcttttttttctatccgCCTGAATGCATTTTTATCCGAAATCTGTATCTAAATCTTTCCAATACTTTCACCAGGGATCTGTCCCTTAGTGTAATACAGGAACGATACGGCCATATTCGAAATATAAAAGGAATCAAAAAACTAGCAGTGAGTAACACAATATCTAATGATTGCGTCAGCAACcctgaaaaaaattcttgtaacgGTCAAACACGTTTGAATACATACACGAACGAACCGTGATTATTTCTGTATACATTCTCACTCATATGTAGATATTTAAGCAAAGAAATTGTATATGTAGAATGGAAAAGCCAGCCATGAATGCATGAACTaatagaaagagacagagaacaAGACATCCCTCAATAGTCTCAATgcaaggctgcgttcagattccccaccagggtgcacccagacatcattctatccttgtttaacatttggtaaacaacaaagataaaacatcATGGTGCACCCGggtgaggaatctgaacgcagcccaagAGAAAGAAATACTTCCCCACTTAGCTACATTCAGCTCAATGCGCGCCCACCATTACACAAGGATAAAGATAACGGCGTTTTAGTAAGTAAGCCTTACACGTGCTATTACTGCTATTCGCCATTCGGGCGGTATTTTTGTGCTtgtcgattgcatcacaatcggccGCTAGAACGACAATTGTCATTGTCTTTGTCGTTCTGAGCATTGAAAGccgaaaattttgtttaatgacTAAATCGTCCCCATCTTGACTGGTTTCAGGGAACGGGTGCCAAATTAATGGAGAAAAATCCATTTCGTGAATTAGTGATCAGACATCAGATGAAGTGGGCAGCCGGTAAGTCAGCTACTTACACTGTAAGGTAGGGATAGGCGATTCCTCTCGattcttcaaaaattattcgaTTCTTTTTTTGCAGAATCGATTAttttatcgattattttaaGGATAGATTCTTGATAACTCGATTATTTTCTAACCAAAAATCGACAAAGAATCGAGGTTTTTTTAAGGCCTATCAAGACGGATTTGCATAGCGCATAAacatatgcataaggaaatttATTGGTCTATAAGtatatgcataaggaaatggaccaatcaatttccttatgcatatgcTTATGCGCTTATGCAAGTTTGTGTGAATATACCATTAGTCTTTATGTCTTTGGTCTTTCTAAAGCTTGGTTTACATTGGACTTAAACGTAAACGTAACGTAAGGATTGAGGAGAAGATTGGTCAAATCTGTCAGATCTAACGAAATTGACCAATCCTCTTCTCTCTTCTCAATCCTTACGTTACGTTTAAGTCCAATGTAAACCAAGCTTAAAGCCTTGTGTCCACGATGCTAGAACTCGGTCCGAGATCTCGATTCGAGAAATATGTAACCAATCAACTTGCAGATTTTACGGAAAAGCGGCAATTTTATTGGTTACACGTTTCTCGAACCGAGATCTCGGGCCGAGTTCTAGCATCGTGGACACAAGGCTTAATACATAGCATATACGAAATACGAAACTGCCTATCTGCGCAATGTGATTGAGGAAACTATTATGGAAATTATTAGCGGTTATTAGCATACATGACATAAGACATAAGTGCTCAGCAGTCAGTGCCCGAAAATTCATGTCCAGGtaagcattaattattataataatttgatttttatttatgaataaggTGCTAAGAAAGGTAACATAACCTTCAAATGTAATATCTTTCCAAATGGACAAATTTATGTAGATAGAATTTATATGccaatattctttaatattaattgataaagaattgaattttaatgaatataatgctataatattttttcaaatgaatattattcacttttttattattcacttaTTACACGCATTATTCACTATTTCAGAATTCTCCAGAAGTTTGTCTAATTATGGATGACCAACACATCTTACACATGGATGAGGATGACCGTAAGTTAAGAATGAATTCCCTTTTCagtgatttatataattacattaattcaaagtatgaaacataaaatcaatttatttgctTGTTTTTTTCTTGATATACTTCCTtatcgtaataataaatttaatagttgAAATTGACAacttacaataataaatatttacattttttaaataaaatttatttgtaaaaatgtagcaCCAAAAGAGGATGCGAGAAGGTTTACGATACACTTTCAAATAAACAGTCATGAGCCAATTAGTATTTCggatttaaaaatttcagaatatttgaaatttaaaagtacgtataattgaatattaaattatatttatatgttactgTAAATTAACCTactattttgattaaaattgtctGATTGAAGGAAATGATGAATATGCCTTGCAGTATTGCCAAAATTATCATATCGATGAGAATGAGGTAATTGAAAACATGTATCGATCACTGGATGATGTGGATTATACTCGAGTCAAAATTCCTGATATTGATATGGAGGGAAAATGTACTGAAGGTCTTACAGAAATAGAGTCAAAAGGTATTGAAAGTGCTAGTAAGGCTACTCAACGAAATATTGTTTCCAGTAATAAGAGAAAATAGATATCTCTAGCGTTGgtacactgaaaaaaggatTTGTTTGATGTTACCaaacgtatatttaaatattgcgaaataaatatttggtaaccataaagaaatatttggtTTAGGTGAATATGATATAGttatagttaaaaattcatatttacctaaactaaatatttctttatagttaccaaatatttatttcgcaatgtataaatatatgtttggTAACATCAAACAAATCCTTTTTTCAGTTTATGTATACTGCATTTATCTCAAGTAattattacactgaaaaaagcaTTTGGTAAAATATGGATCGCCAAAATTATTTGGTTGTAATTAGCATACGCTTGATAGTTTGGTATCTATTATCAGATAGTTTGGTGGATGCAACTAGAATATTGGAAATTATAACCAGAtgattttgatgatccatatttcACCAAATATTTGGTTAATCTAACTAAATACTTTTCTCACGTGTACGTAtggcaaataaatattaaaaattcctcAGATATTTATAATGCATAGTCTTTGGAGCAAAACTTCTTAACTATTGatcatttttaatgaatttattatttcttatttaatagaTGCTTCTCAAGCTAGTTGCAGTTCAAGTTCGCAGAagtcaaaatgtaaaattcaaCCAAGCCCAATATGGAGCCACGTTGAAAAAGTTAAGAATAAggatgtatataaatgtatatattgtaaaaaggaATATAGAGCATGTGGAAACACTACAAACATGCTGAAACATCTGAAGACACAACatccattattttttcaaatgccTCCAAAAAGTACCAATTCTAGTAATACCAAAATCAAGGAAGCAGCAGTAAAAAGGCCACTTCAAGAAGTCGACAATATCGAACTAACATTAAGTCCACCAAAGAAACAATGTGCTGATTCATCTGGTAGTTATGGAATAAAAGAAGCATTCAAACATATAGATTCTTTCAAAGAAGAAGGTTCTATGTcagataaaattacaaatgtaattttatttatgatatgcAAGGATTTACTTCCTATTTCTACGGTAGAACATAAAGGTTTTTTAACACTACTCAAGGTTTTGGCACCCCTTTACAAGCCTCCTTCGAACAAAACAATGACAAAAAAACTCGAATCCCGATACGACGTTATGAAACAAGGTTTCGTTAAAGAACTTCAAGATGCAGATTGTTATTGTTTAACCTGTGACAACTGGACAGACTGTTCTAATAAGAGCTATTTAGGAGTAACAATTCATTACCTTCAGAAGtcttttaaaatgaaaagtGGATGTCTTGGATGCTTTCCACTTCACGAGAGGCATACAGCTGAGTACCTCAAACAATCTTTGCAACAATTATTAGAAGAATTTAATATCACAACGGAAAAACTTACAGCTATAGTATCGGATGGCGAAGCAGCTATTAAAAAAGCTTGCACTGAAATAGTTGGAAAAGATAAACATATTGTCTGTATTGCTCATGTTGTTGCTCATCTTCTACCCGACGCACTAACTAAGTTTCCAGAATTAACTAGTATCATTGATCAAATGAAATCTATAGTGACACTTATCAAAAGAAGTATCCCAGCATCAGATAAACTTAGAGAATTACAATTAAAAGCAGGAAAGAGTGAAGGAACTGTGCTTAGCCTTATACAAGACGTTCCCACTCGATGGACAACAAAAGTTGACGCTATTGAAAGGTACTTGGAATTGGAACAATATGTTTATGTAGCTATGTCTGACTGTGCAAATCCTGTTGACGTGTTAAgtagagaagaaataaaaattctgaaggATGTATTCCCAATAATGGAGCCTATAAGAGATGTTATAAGAGAGATAAGTGGGGACTCGTATCCTACCTACAGCTTCATTATACCGATCGTCCActgcatgaaaaaaaaaaatagatgccGTCAATCCTCAAACAGAAATtggaaataaatgtaaattaaagatTCAAGTTGCTATATCAGACAGATTTAAAAACTTTGAGCATTTTCCGATATTAGCAATGGCTACTATATTAGATCCTCGATTTAAAAAAGTCCACTTCGAAGATCCATTAGCTGTTTATCCTGCTATAAAACGGATCAACTCAAAGCTTAAAGCTTTTAAGTCAGAGACGCCTGAACATATACCTGAACCTCAAACAAAAATATCGGATAGTATATGGGATTTCCACGACTCCTTAGAAGTAGatcaaaaatctatttctaatgTAGATTCTAATATATCAAAGGATCTGGAACTTGAGCAGTACCTACAATTAAAAAGGATTTCGAGAAAAGACGACATATTTATGTACTGGAAGAGAGTAGAAACAACTTTTCTCTCGCTTAGCAAACTAGCTATAAAACAATTGTCAGTAATCGCAACGTCCGTTCCATCTGAACGTTTGTTTTCAAAAGCAGGACTCATCAAGCGCGATAATCGCAACAGATTAACTGGTAGGCACTTGAATATGCTAGTATTTTTAAGTTCACTTACTCTAGAAGACTGGTGTGTTTTAGTCAACATTTATATGtgctttaaaatgattttgcattcaaattttgtttatctgtttggtttttaatactatttgtattattattaatattctaacTAACATAATAAATCCTTCGtcttttcactttaaaaaaatttacatgtatacattattaCATGATTTATTACATGATTTATTTATctaacttatataattttatgatatattatggTATGGGTATCATCAGCTTGCCATGGAATGTGAGAATGATATACTGCACTTGCTTTAAGGTGGTTTCATAatcaaaatgtacatatttgaTAGTAAGGTTgtgtttttttcctttttccttcatttattcaagtttttttCTTGTGCGAATGAAAATAAGTGAAAATGTTATAGGCTGCAATAttgattaacaataataatcatttattttcatctgcatttgaaatattctaataataacaCAGTCtgttcaatataaatatttaacaggTAAGTTGccaattatttcatattttttattaatcaaagtttaatttaataaaatacaagcaTGATATGATTAAGTTTTTAAACACGcactttgtatttttaagaatttttgcattataatcttttatttatttttcagattctATAAATAGAAATGGCAATCAGGCgttctaaattataataaataaactacaattgcatataaaaaatatggtaCATAAAAATGAGATAGATGTATACActataaagttcttaaaaagggttatataatgtatatttatatattgtccagtacaattattcaataaaaacctcttttaattataatatatatttattttcaataaaaatcctttttatttcacatttaattgattttattattgataattttttttcattgatttttcgattcttttttaaaataatcgattCTTAGGTATcgatgttttttaaaaatcgattcTTAGGCATCGATACTTTTGAACGGAATCGCCCATCCCTACTGTAAGGTTATACGGTGTAAGGTAGCGCTAGGGTTGGCCAGGGGCGTAGTGGGAAGAGACGTCCGTATTCATAATCATTCAAGAAACGAGGATTCCTTGTTCCTGTCTGTCTTTGTCTCGCGTACTATGTTTTACCGTATGTAAAACAAAGACAGACAGAAGTAAGAAATCCTCATTTTTTTAAGGGCTATGAATACGGGTATAAGGAGCAGGGGCAATGACGACAGCGGCGGTAGCGCCTAGCTAACGTGGCTCAACGACCGTTGCCgacaataataaatgtatataataagtatatgttaaaatttaaaattcgccTAACTAATTTATGTATAGAgaatatagtttttatattaaacatgtaATAATTCTCTCTATATTAACATTTACTCACCcccatttttttgtttctcatcGTCGTAAGAGCTGCACACTAGACGCGGAAACGCTTGCCGCGCGGCAAAATGCAGCGCAGTGACCGATCAATCGCTTGCACGGCGAAGGGATGTACACAAGTATTCGTACAAATCACTTTATTGAGAGATCTTACAACGGTTACAACATAACTCAAAACGAATCTCGTGCACGTGCGAATGAAAACCGCCATCACGAAGAGTCGCGCCTTCTTCCGACACGCTGGCCGTGTCTGCCGACAGATGGCAGATACACTATCTCAAGCGCCCAATTCGGGGCCGTACATGCAGTCACGAGGCCTGGAGAGCCAATAACGTTCAATAATTCGGGTCACGGGGTTTGGCAAGCCAATAGGCTATTAGAGCGCACACGCAAAGGTACAAACCCTATAATAAAGGTTGATTTATGCAGACCGTAACCGttacttatgccggaatctataagaaattgaccaatcataatcgactTATAAGAGAATAATCAACTATGATTAgccaatttcttacagattccggcataagttagcggttgcGGCcagcataaaccaacctttagcggttacggcctgcataaaccaatcttaagggccacttgcactaacgccgattaacttaatcgctgattagtctatcggaattgactaatcgcatttgtcgtttttacttctttaacctagattaaaaaaagaaagagataagaGTATATATACTTCTTGCTCACTGGATTTTGCCAAAATTGCCTGATGGCGCGACTCTTAAGCCCATATCAGACtatgcattgaaaattgaaaattgaagattaaagattgagctttggccaatcaaaataaaaggagtaaaaatttccttgttttgattggtcaaatttcaatctttaatcttcaatctcaatcttcaatgcgtagtctgatacgggcttaagatTATTGATACGGGCTTaacgtatcagactacgcattgaaaattgagattgaagattaaagattgaaatttgaccaatcaaaacaaggaaattttaattccttttattttgattggccaaagctcaatctttaatcttcaatctttaattttcaatgcctggtctgatacgggctttacgaggtttgttcgagttgcttgaaatccccaaaaatttttgcactcgagatgagataaatattcgatcgtaagaaagagagagacgacaaagaaattaattcaaaaagggcagcaacacgaacaggcctacggtcttgtgtttattcTATTGTAAAACAAACTTTACATTATTACCATCActaagggtgccgtcacatggggcgtaacttgcgcaagcgtaacttgcgccgaccaatgatatcgttttactggaacactcaaggactttaattctgtccatggggaaattttccaaactgagaagtcaccactttctacattcttgcagttcatgattaatgaaacgactagagcttattggtcgttacgttgatcatgaactgtaagtatgtagaaagatagcgacttctcagtttggaaaatttctccatggacagaatcaaagtccttgggtgaaCTCAGCTTCCacctagttactttacgctttttacgttattaggcctgttcgtgttgctgccttttttg
The window above is part of the Solenopsis invicta isolate M01_SB chromosome 8, UNIL_Sinv_3.0, whole genome shotgun sequence genome. Proteins encoded here:
- the LOC120358399 gene encoding uncharacterized protein LOC120358399, which translates into the protein MVHPGEESERSPRERNTSPLSYIQLNARPPLHKDKDNGVLGTGAKLMEKNPFRELVIRHQMKWAADFTEKRQFYWLHVSRTEISGRVLASWTQGLIHSIYEIRNCLSAQCD
- the LOC105194409 gene encoding LOW QUALITY PROTEIN: E3 SUMO-protein ligase ZBED1 (The sequence of the model RefSeq protein was modified relative to this genomic sequence to represent the inferred CDS: deleted 1 base in 1 codon; substituted 2 bases at 2 genomic stop codons); translated protein: MDDQHILHMDEDDPPKEDARRFTIHFQINSHEPISISDLKISEYLKFKRNDEYALQYCQNYHIDENEVIENMYRSLDDVDYTRVKIPDIDMEGKCTEGLTEIESKDASQASCSSSSQKSKCKIQPSPIWSHVEKVKNKDVYKCIYCKKEYRACGNTTNMLKHLKTQHPLFFQMPPKSTNSSNTKIKEAAVKRPLQEVDNIELTLSPPKKQCADSSGSYGIKEAFKHIDSFKEEGSMSDKITNVILFMICKDLLPISTVEHKGFLTLLKVLAPLYKPPSNKTMTKKLESRYDVMKQGFVKELQDADCYCLTCDNWTDCSNKSYLGVTIHYLQKSFKMKSGCLGCFPLHERHTAEYLKQSLQQLLEEFNITTEKLTAIVSDGEAAIKKACTEIVGKDKHIVCIAHVVAHLLPDALTKFPELTSIIDQMKSIVTLIKRSIPASDKLRELQLKAGKSEGTVLSLIQDVPTRWTTKVDAIERYLELEQYVYVAMSDCANPVDVLSREEIKILKDVFPIMEPIRDVIREISGDSYPTYSFIIPIVHCMKKKNRCRQSSNRNWKXMXIKIQVAISDRFKNFEHFPILAMATILDPRFKKVHFEDPLAVYPAIKRINSKLKAFKSETPEHIPEPQTKISDSIWDFHDSLEVDQKSISNVDSNISKDLELEQYLQLKRISRKDDIFMYWKRVETTFLSLSKLAIKQLSVIATSVPSERLFSKAGLIKRDNRNRLTGRHLNMLVFLSSLTLEDWCVLVNIYMCFKMILHSNFVYLFGF